Genomic window (Prevotella melaninogenica ATCC 25845):
TTGCACTTATGTGTCATAATATTTAATACCATATCATCGGTAATACACATCGCTTCCTTACCTATACTTGTGAGGTTGCGGATAGATTTATCAACGTCTTCATCAATGATTCCCTCTGCAGACGTTACGTGCTTACCCTCCATGGAAAGCGTTGCAGAAAGGATAGCTGTTGACACTCCCGATGAAATCTTCAGTGAACAACTTGGCTTCGCACCATCACAAATCATACCTGTAAGGTTGGCTATCATGTTCTTTACTGAATGACAAACATTGATATAATTGCCTCCCATCAGATAAGTAATACCACAGCTGGAACCAATACTTGCCACGACACAACCACAAAGGGCAGATAGTGCACCAAGACTCTGCTTGATGTAGATGGCTGTGAGATGACTCAAGGTGAGTGCTCGGATAAGTTCCTCACGTGTATTCTCATTCTCCTTCGCAAAGACAGCCACTGGGTTGGTTGCACAGATACCCTGATTTCCCGAACCGCTATTACTCATCACTGGTATCAAAGCACCACCCATACGGGCATCACAGGCAGAAGCGGTCTTCGCAATAACGTGTGAGAAGATGCTATTTCCAAAGATTCCGCGACTCAAAGGACGGTCCATTATCTTACCCAAACAATGTCCGTAGTTTCCTTTCAAAGCCTCAGCTGCAGCACGAAGATTATAACGTTTTGCCTCAAGGATAAACTCAATCTCATCGACAGGAGTAGTTGTAGCAAACTCCCATACCGTATTGAGGTTCAGACAAAGGGGTGCTTTTTCGACAGCAGCTGTGCTGGGTTGCATCTTATCGAGCAGAACAGTACCGTCCTTCTCTTCAAAGACAATATTCGTATGAGTACCAATGATAATGGCTGTCGCACGATGTCCCTCAGCCTCACAAGTAATTTCTATGTATAGTTTCTCGGTGATACCATCCTTCAGTTTGACATCAATTCGATTCTCACTGATAAATGTTTTGCCAGCCTCCAAAGTAACAGGTGTGAGGTCCTTGATAACCTCCAACTGATATTCTGACTTACCCACCAAAGCACCAAGGGCAATGGCAATAGGCAGACCTATCATTCCCGTTCCAGGAATACCGACTCCCATCGCATTCTTCAGAATATTAGCAGAGAGCAACACGCTAATATGTTCTGGTCTCTGACCTAACAACTCTGTAGCACGCGCAGTACACAATGCCACAGCCATTGGCTCTGTACAACCCACAGCAGGTACTACCTGCTGGTGTATCAACTCGATAATCTGTTCTCTAATGTTCTTCTCAAGCATAATGATGTGATTTAGGTTTAGCTTGATATTATTATGATATTAAATAATTCTCCTTCGTATCTACCCGCTCAAACATCAATCTATTTGAGAGAGCTTATTACCTAACTCTTGTCGCATAGCCTCCATCTTTTGACGTCGGTCGATAGAGAATGTAGAGTCATTCGCCTCAACATAATCAAATAAAGCGTATGCTTTTTCCAACAGTATTTGGCGCAAAGGTTGCCCTTTGTAGCTTCCTTCGGCATAAAGTAACTCTGCAACCATATTGATTTTGTCTATCCGTTCTTCCTCTTTCCACTGCTCCTTGGCATATGTCAACAGCTCATCAACAGAGAGATTACGTAAATCATCATACTCTCCAACATACTGTCTGTAAAGGTCTTTCAAGTCCTTATCTCGCTTCAATTCATCATCTTTCTTTGTTAGAAAGCGCGAAATTGCAGCATTGAATTCCTCTATCAAGCGAATAAAATAATCTCGTTGTAACATAGTAGATTTCCTTTTATGACACAAAAGTAAATAAAAAATTGATATAAATCCACTTTTCAGTGTGTAATTAAACAAAAAATATTTTAGAATTGAGCTTATAAAGAATTAGCCCAATTAGCCTAATAAGGCCAATTGGGCTAATAAAACAGACACTTTCAGGACTGTGGAAGACTCTCCCACAGCTTCTTATAAAATTCGTGTTTGGTCATTGTTTGGACATTACCAAGGATAATCAGCTTCATTCTGGCACGTGTTATAGCCACGTTCATACGACGTAAATCACGCAAGAAACCTATCTGACCATCATCATTGGAACGCACAAGAGAAATGAGTATCACGTCACGTTCCTGTCCTTGGAAGCCGTCAACGGTGTTCACACTGATAAGACTTCGATAGGGTTTGAAGAACGCTCGCTTCTTTATCAGGCTACGAAGATACTGCACTTGAGCACGATAAGGAGAGATAACGCCCACATCTATCCGCTCATTTA
Coding sequences:
- a CDS encoding serine dehydratase subunit alpha family protein, whose amino-acid sequence is MLEKNIREQIIELIHQQVVPAVGCTEPMAVALCTARATELLGQRPEHISVLLSANILKNAMGVGIPGTGMIGLPIAIALGALVGKSEYQLEVIKDLTPVTLEAGKTFISENRIDVKLKDGITEKLYIEITCEAEGHRATAIIIGTHTNIVFEEKDGTVLLDKMQPSTAAVEKAPLCLNLNTVWEFATTTPVDEIEFILEAKRYNLRAAAEALKGNYGHCLGKIMDRPLSRGIFGNSIFSHVIAKTASACDARMGGALIPVMSNSGSGNQGICATNPVAVFAKENENTREELIRALTLSHLTAIYIKQSLGALSALCGCVVASIGSSCGITYLMGGNYINVCHSVKNMIANLTGMICDGAKPSCSLKISSGVSTAILSATLSMEGKHVTSAEGIIDEDVDKSIRNLTSIGKEAMCITDDMVLNIMTHKCN